A region of the Methanobrevibacter ruminantium M1 genome:
GGTTTACTCCCATCTCCTTAAATTTATCAACAACTGCTTGAAGGTTTTCCCTTTCTCCTTCAAGAGCTATTTGAACAGGCACTTTGCCTTCTTCAGTTCTTATCTCTCTTTTGTGTACAATGGTTACCAGATTAGCTCCAAGCTCACCAATAGGGCCTAATATGGAAACCAATTGTCCAGGAACATCCAATATTTCAAGAATTAAGTTCATTCTCATAATATATCCCTCTTTATGTTTACAATTAATTTAGAATAACTTCATCTAATTTATTAGAATTAATTTAGAATAATATAACTAACATTAACTAATCTCAACCGTTTAACCAGTCCAATCTGCTCTTTTTACAATAACATTACCATCTTTGTCAGTTCTAGCATTTCTGACAATTTTACTAGCGTCCTTTTCTTCAGATTCATCTTCACGATTAAGATTAAGGTTATCTGTAATATAATAAGTTCCTTCCAATTCTGGAACTTGATCCAAGGTTTTTGAAAATTCTTCTAATATTTTTTCTGCATCTTTTTCAATTGCCATAAAAATTCTCCAATAAGTTTTTAAAAAACCTTTAAATTAATTATTCTTCCATTTAATTAATTTTTTATATCTTTTTAAAAATCCATTAAATAATTTAAAAGTTTATACTATAATACTATTTATTAATCAATATTAATATACTTTTTTAGAATTTTTTTTATCAAAATCAATATTTTTAGTGAAAATTAGAATAAAAGAACATCTTCTTAGTGAAGATTAGAATAAAAGAACTTATTTTTAGTGAAGATTAGATTAAAACAAACAATAGGAATAATTGATTTGACTCTAATGTTTTAAGGATTCTACAAACTCTTCAATGTTAAAGCTTCTCAAAACTTTCTTTTTTAGAATCTTATTTATGCCAGAGCCGTATTGAGCAGCCTTCTTAGGTCTGTCTGCAATATATTCAGCCACTCCAATGTCCTTAGCCAAGTCCCTTAATATATGCTTTCTAAGAAGGTCATCACCATCTTTTATCTTGAATTTCCCTGGAATATCCAATGCAAGGCTAATTACATCCTTATCTAAAAACGGAACCCTTAGTTCTACCCCATTGGCCATTGCAACTGCATCATCCCTTTCAAGATTGACGTGATATATGTTTGCAATGTCATGATATATCTCTTCATCCAAGTCAAAATATGCATCAAATAGAGTGTGATTATCAAAATGTTTCAGATATCTGTTATATCCACCAAAGAGCTCATCTGCACCCTGTCCAGATAGAGCTACCTTTATATTATCTTCATGGATTGCCTTAGTTGCAAGGTATATGGTCATTCCAACGCCAAGCTTCATGATGTTTGGGTCTTCTATGGCAGTCAGCACATCTGGAACGCTCTTTCTGATTGTATCTTCATCTATAATTATTGTCTTTAAGTCTAAATCTAAATCTTTGGCAACCCTTTTGCTGAATTCGATATCCTGTGAGTTTTCAAGTCCTACTGCATATAGCCTTATGTTTAATGGCTTAACATTTTCTGAAAAGTCATTTGATGATTTGCTATTTTCTAGTGAATTATTTGATGGATTGCTAGTTTCCCCCAAACCATTTAAAAACACGTTATCCAAATCTGAAGATTTATTATTAACTGAATCAATTTGCTTTTGCCTTTTTTCTGCAATGCTCTTTAGAATGACCGCTAAAATAGTACTGTCAACTCCTCCAGAGAATATAAGGCCTATATCTACTATGTTTTCAACACGCTTTTCAACTGCCTCATATATATCATCAGCCAAGAGCTCTTTATAAACATCATAGGTATCTTTAGTGTCCAAATAGGATTTATAGTCATCAAATGAAGATTTAAGCAATTTAAAGTCAGTATTTATGATTTCATTTATCAAATCATCATCTAAATCAATTTCTTCAAAGTTGTATAGAATGGATCCTGGCTTTAAATCCTTTATGTCACTATCTTCAAATCCAGCCTTCCAAAGTGCTTTCCTTTCAGATGCAAATCCTTTCAGATTATCAGTTACAGCATAAAATAAAGGCTTTACTCCAATGGAATCTCTTGATATGGCCAAATCATCATTATCCTTATCATATATTGCAAACGCATAGTCTCCATCCAATTGACCTACGACTTCTTTTACAGATTCTAAAAGAGGATTTTCCTGATTGCCTGAATTTGTCTCTTTATAATAATATTGAATCAAATTAGCCAATAGTTGACTGTCACTTTTGGACTTTACATAATTTTCATTGTTTTCCTTTAGAAAGCTTTCAAGCTTATTGAAATTATATATCTCTCCATTGAATATGAATACAAGATTATCCAATATGATCGGCTGTCTGTTTTCATTGATATTGTCTGTTATTTCTCTTTTTTCATTGATTAGATTAAATATGGACAATAGATTATGTCCAAGGCCTATTGTAGAACATTGATTGGAATCATTATCTTCCATAGATGATTCATTGAAAGATTTTCTATTATCTAAAATGAAATTATTTTCATAGAGTGATTCAGATGAACCCTTATTGTATAAATAATATCCGCTTGAATCCATTCCCCTATGTTTAGTAGATTCCATCATAGAAAATAGTAATTCTTTATTAAAATTTCCTACCAGACCTATACAGCCGCACATAAATTCACCAATTATTTATTTTATTTTTATTATTTTGATTTAATTACTAATTTAATTTATTATCTTTTATTAAGTTCTATTTTAATTACACCTACTTTTAATTAAAATTATGATAATTTTTGTTCAATAGGAATCAATATTAAAGATTTAATATTGAAATTTTTATCCCTAATAGATTTCATTTATTATTTTTATTTTAATTCTTTTTATAATTAATCAATATTCAAACTTAATTATCCTATTTTTATAAAAACATTAGTTAAATACCACCATTTTATCAAAAGGTATATAAATAAAGAGGATTAAATATTTAGGTATACATAAATATTTTTTAGGTATACGAAAATATTTCTGTAATATTAAAATTATTTTTAAATTTTATAGGTGTACAAAAATGGCAAAGAAAAATATATACCTTGCAATGATTCTTTCTTTTTTCATTCCAGGTTTAGGTTTAGCGTATGACGGTGTAGTTAAAAAGTTCCTAGGATATTTTATTCTGGGATTGATTTTTATTGGACTATGGTTTTACTTCGGTATGCCTCTAGATGCTGAGATAAGCAATACAGGTTTCTGTTGTTACTTGGCATATATTATCGTTTGGATCTTTGGTTTATATGATACTTTAAGAACCACAATCGATATAAATAGGGGAGAATAAGCATATTCCTTTTTATTTAATTTTTTAACTCACTATATCATTCAGATTTTAATTTTAACTTTTTTTTATTTTTTTTATTCTTTTTTAAGCTATTTTTAAATACTTTTTATTATTTTTTTAAGTTCTTCTAGAATATTTTTTATTTTTCTTTTTTAGCTCTTCTTGAATATTTTTATCAAACAATCAAGATTTACTTTTTATTCAATCCTCAAATTATCATTTATTCTTATTTTCAAAACTATGCTAATATTATAGCATCATAATTATGAGTAATCTTGAATCAGTTAAGTTATTGGATTGATTAAAGTGTATGATTAAGTGAATTTATAAGAATTAATAAAAAAATAAAGATGGATGTATAATAAAAAATAAAATAAATTAAAAAAATAAAGTCAAATTAAAATTGAATGGTTTTAAAAAAGAAAGAAAGGAAACAGAATAATTATTGGGTATTGTTTCCGATTTCAATTTTATCAATGACCTTTTGACCTTCCTGAGCCATTTCATTAAATGCAATAATGGTCTCTTGCATTTTTGGAAGAGCTTGCTGTTTGTAATTGCTTACATCTTCAATTGCAGCTAATGCCTCATTGAATGAAGTCTTCAATACTTCAGGAGAGATCATGGTTTCAGAAGCTGTCTTTTGGATTTGACTTCCTTGCTCCCTTAAGATCTTTGAAGTGGATTCGATAACGTCTTCAGTGGTTTCATTTAGGACCTTGATCTTATCCATTGCAATCTTTTGATTGTACAATGCGCTTGCAACCATTACACCGGTTCTAAGAGCGGTTACAGTTACGTTTTTAGCACGGGAGATACCGCGGATAAGCTCCTTGTTGTTTCTTCTGACTACATTCAAGGAAACGATACCTTGCTGGTTAACAACAATCATCTGTTGCATGTCCATTATTCTTTGTCTGAGAGGGAATAAAACCTCTTCCCTTACAAAGTCAATCTTGTATTGGTCAACCCCTTGGATTTCAGCGTTTCTGATTTGAACCTCAATGGATTCGTCCATTTCCTTTGCAAGCTCAATGTCGGTCATGAGCTTTTTGGTCAATTCCCTAAGATAAGTTTCCTCGGATAAGAGGGTTGTATTGTCATTCTGCAAGACCTTGCTACTGTTATCTAGGGATTCGATGATGTTTCCAATAACGACTTCAGCCTTTTCGTATCTGTCAAAGTATTTTCTCACCGGATGGAAAAGGTTTCCGAGGAATCCTGTTCTGGTGAAGTCCACTTTGCTTGGGTCTAAAGCCTTGACCTGACGGTTTAAGTCAGCTAACTTGTCACCTACATTGTCAGCTTCTGATCCTCCTTTGGACATCTCTTTAAAGCGTGTGCTTAAAAGACTGTTTTTAGCAGAGGAACGGTTAATGGCATTTATACCAAAGTCGTCTAAAGGCTTGATGATTCCTTCCCTTTGGGCTGCATCATCAAAGTCTGCTTCAAAGATAGCGATAGCGTTTTGCTCAGCTTGCTTCTTGATTTTGTCATTAGGAATTGTTTTTTCCTCTTCTTGGAAACTTTTTTCAACTTCTTCTTTAATTTCTTCTACATCAAGACTAAATTCAGCCATATCATCACCTTTTACATAGCATAATTATTAAATGAAAGTTATTTTAAAAATTTAAGTGTTTTGTTATTTTTTCTATTGAATTTCTAAATATTATTTATTTAAATTATTTTTTTATTATTTGTAGTATTTAACAGAATCTATAAGAGAATCCATGCTTTCTAGAACAGATATGTTTCTTTGATTTTCATTTGAATCCGAAAGGGATAAATTAAGAACCAAATCATCATATAAGGAATCTGTCTTATCAATTATTGATATCAATGATTTAAACTTCTTCTGCAGTAGCTGATCTATCACCACATTGTTCTTATATGAGAGCTGTATTATTGATAGGATTGACTTATATTCCTCATTGAACATCTTTTCCAGATGGAAAACAATATTCAAGAGCCTGTCATAGTTATAATTTGTATATTGATAGTTTTCTTCAATCAAATTGCTTAGTTTTGCCTTTTTTGAGAAGAATTGCTGATTCAAATCAAACAAGGCTTCCTTATATAAGTCAAGACTTTGAAAGTCTCCCTCAAAGTTCATGTCCTTTATCTTCTTTTTTATCTCTTCAGTCATTTTACCAAGTTAAAAAATCTTCAATAAAGAAAAAACTGTTTTAAAAGTCATAATCCTTTACAGAATCAATATAAAGCTCTAAAAGTCATAATCCTTTACAGAATCAATCAGATTTTTCATATCATCCAAAACGATTTTAACTTCATTTTCAGATTCTTCCTTATCCCCCATATTTATAATCAATTCATTGATCAGGTCATTCATCTGATCTATGATTTTCTTTAGAAGGTCTATCTTTTTCTTGATTTCAGTTTCTATCTTTGGACTAAGTTCGGTTACCAGATTGATAATGTCAAGTATTGATTCAGCTTCCCTGAAGAACAATACCCTGCAATTATCAATTTCCCCTATAAATCTATGATAAGTCAATTGTGGCGGTGCGAAACGTTTTTCTACAAGACTCAGCACTTCCTTTTCCTTCTTTTCATATTCATCCCTTAGCTCTAATACCTGCTCTTTGTATTTGCTTAAGGGAAGGGAAACGGACTGATCGTCCACATAGCCGATCTTGACCCCGCAATTGGGACAGAAAACATCATCGCTATGTAATTTATAGCCACAATAAATACAATGATTATATCGTTTCATAAATATCCACTACTAATATTATATTCTTGATTAGATTTATAGCTTATTACAATCTTTAACTTATAAAATTAGCGATTCAATTACTAATTTCAACCCCCTTAAAACATTGTATACATATAGTATTTATATTGTTATATATAAAGTTTTTGTTTTTTTAATGTCCTTAAACTTTTGGACAATTAAAAATTTATAAAAAATTGCTTATTTTTATAGAATTTTTAAAAAAATTCATATTTATTTAATGTGATTAAAGTTTAAGAACAAGTTAAAATAGAATATTGCCAAATGTTTTTTTTATCATACAATGTTTGATTCAATAGTCTAATATTATAAAAAGGATGATTGATTCAACTGTCAAATAATTAAGATTATTAATGCCTAATTCAATTGTCCAAATAATTATGATTATTAATCAAAAGGAATATAATAATATTAGTTATACAAAATTAAATAAAACATTTTAGTATAATTAATTTACAATGATATAAAAATGATTAGGAGATAGAATATGACTAAAAAGTATGGAGATAGAACCTTAGAAGTGCATGCAGGTCAGGAAGAGGCAGATCCTTTTACCGGCGCAAGGGCTGCGCCTATCTATCAGACAAGCTCATATGTATTTGAAAGCGCTGAATATGCAGCAAACATATTTGCCCTTAAGGAGCCTGGAAACATCTATACAAGACTTAACAACCCTACCAATGAAGTCTTTGAAAAGAGGGTTGCAGCAATCGAAGGAGGCGTGGGAGCACTATCCCAAGCAAGCGGAATGGCAGCAATCACCCTTGCAATACTAAACATCGCTCAATGCG
Encoded here:
- a CDS encoding asparagine synthase-related protein — its product is MCGCIGLVGNFNKELLFSMMESTKHRGMDSSGYYLYNKGSSESLYENNFILDNRKSFNESSMEDNDSNQCSTIGLGHNLLSIFNLINEKREITDNINENRQPIILDNLVFIFNGEIYNFNKLESFLKENNENYVKSKSDSQLLANLIQYYYKETNSGNQENPLLESVKEVVGQLDGDYAFAIYDKDNDDLAISRDSIGVKPLFYAVTDNLKGFASERKALWKAGFEDSDIKDLKPGSILYNFEEIDLDDDLINEIINTDFKLLKSSFDDYKSYLDTKDTYDVYKELLADDIYEAVEKRVENIVDIGLIFSGGVDSTILAVILKSIAEKRQKQIDSVNNKSSDLDNVFLNGLGETSNPSNNSLENSKSSNDFSENVKPLNIRLYAVGLENSQDIEFSKRVAKDLDLDLKTIIIDEDTIRKSVPDVLTAIEDPNIMKLGVGMTIYLATKAIHEDNIKVALSGQGADELFGGYNRYLKHFDNHTLFDAYFDLDEEIYHDIANIYHVNLERDDAVAMANGVELRVPFLDKDVISLALDIPGKFKIKDGDDLLRKHILRDLAKDIGVAEYIADRPKKAAQYGSGINKILKKKVLRSFNIEEFVESLKH
- the gatC gene encoding Asp-tRNA(Asn) amidotransferase subunit GatC, which produces MAIEKDAEKILEEFSKTLDQVPELEGTYYITDNLNLNREDESEEKDASKIVRNARTDKDGNVIVKRADWTG
- a CDS encoding zinc ribbon domain-containing protein; its protein translation is MKRYNHCIYCGYKLHSDDVFCPNCGVKIGYVDDQSVSLPLSKYKEQVLELRDEYEKKEKEVLSLVEKRFAPPQLTYHRFIGEIDNCRVLFFREAESILDIINLVTELSPKIETEIKKKIDLLKKIIDQMNDLINELIINMGDKEESENEVKIVLDDMKNLIDSVKDYDF
- a CDS encoding toxic anion resistance protein; this translates as MAEFSLDVEEIKEEVEKSFQEEEKTIPNDKIKKQAEQNAIAIFEADFDDAAQREGIIKPLDDFGINAINRSSAKNSLLSTRFKEMSKGGSEADNVGDKLADLNRQVKALDPSKVDFTRTGFLGNLFHPVRKYFDRYEKAEVVIGNIIESLDNSSKVLQNDNTTLLSEETYLRELTKKLMTDIELAKEMDESIEVQIRNAEIQGVDQYKIDFVREEVLFPLRQRIMDMQQMIVVNQQGIVSLNVVRRNNKELIRGISRAKNVTVTALRTGVMVASALYNQKIAMDKIKVLNETTEDVIESTSKILREQGSQIQKTASETMISPEVLKTSFNEALAAIEDVSNYKQQALPKMQETIIAFNEMAQEGQKVIDKIEIGNNTQ